In the Ranitomeya imitator isolate aRanImi1 chromosome 2, aRanImi1.pri, whole genome shotgun sequence genome, cgcgccaaccagtctgggcgcgtgcgtgacatcatgtcaccacaagtatgtgatttgtatacttctgaccacattctgactagacgtgcccggcctctgtcagttcattttcattgagtgaggccatacATGTCTggtcagcatgtgactgcatgaatgtaaatcgccagcacaagagaatcctgacagcgtgcagtgcgcactgtgagaattcagaagtctacagtcccaaagaatgactgcagactcatcacaaacctggacatcccctttaatgctcctaacacaaatgaaaacatgagttagtcagtatcacagataacatttatatccaggaaccttatagatgacatcgtctctggagtcgttctccttcttttcttcatcttgtccagaccccatgatgagttttctcatccacagctcgtctctgcagacttccatattctcctttcttttgcagaaaatctccacatgatgcccttaaagatacaagtgtcattataatgctcctgaataaaaaattgcccctaactatattgtctgcacaaaatatgaccccacactgtccctcttatggtacatgctctttacactgacctctcctttccataccggccccctcttcacactgtcctttgacattgtgtccccctatagggcctgtATTTATACTgttctctctcatcacactccccctccttggtatactgtcccctcctggctgtgtccattcactgtccccccatgctacgaacccactactcagtttctattctgtgtccactcacttttctccccccatacggtatcctcacactattcccctccccgctcatactgtctcctctcacatctctcctgttcaccatactgtctcctcatatatttaccccctcactttctatactgcctgttcACCTGACTCCccaaactgtgtctgcacacatcccatcaccctcactccccgtactctgtccatgtACATTTTTCAAATCGCTACTCCTACTGTgttcacatacattcccccgttcgctccacaTACTGTCTACACccatccccccattcccccatacagtttcttcatacatgccccccattccccagtactgtttcctcatacatgcccccccattaccctgtactctttccccatctccccctttgctcttcatttgtgtcctcaaatctcccccacacattaaatccccccacccCACTTCAAATCTCCTCACACACAATAAATaatcccatctccactccaaatctcacccaacacattaaaaacccccatccccactccaattctccccacacacaataaatccctccatccacactcaaattctccacatacataataaatccccccatccccactcaaattgtccccccccccccccccccccgtgcacttAGTTTTTGGTGTCTTCTGCTCCGTTGGGTCAATTACCACCAGTGTTTGCCCCTGCACTGCAAGTGAGcaacatcagcagcgtgatcacatgatctgatcacgctgttCACTTCGCTCTGActtggcagtcagagcctcaattgcactcacttctgtaagatgcgagtacaattgatccctgggcaggggtggacactgacagcttggggcccttgtgcaagaaatgtgtctgggcccccctccttttatggcgacaaagccatatatatagccacacacacctacatgtgtgtgtgtatatattacatgcaaagcaaaaaaaagggaagaagccagcactgcttatggtcagaacgcaataactgaagtgcaattgcacataaattctaactgtatttcaaatatgagacatttagcaaacaattgatcaattctttgagctaccccgccacttcacggcattctcataatggggcagtcctaatctacgtattttatttacgttgtgccattatggccattATGCCATTATGGCTATTCATGTGTCTATGTTGATGAAAAAATAAGTAATGGCTCTGAAGAAGGGATGGTAAAAGTAAAAGTTAAACATTAAAAGTTGCccatcaggaaggggttaaacagttgatACTTGATTCTTATTACAATttgtatataaatatttatatagaaATGTTCTAAAGTACAACAGATATTATAATTAATAATATCATTTCAAGGCacttttattgaaaaataatagTCAGTTTTatccttggcagatgactgtaccaggagttcAGAGGGATGTCTGATATTTTCAGATTATACAGCAGATGATCATGGTGTCACATCGGATACATATGAAGAACATGTCATTATCCCAGATATATCTCCAACCCTCCAGAGCAAAAATCTATTATATGATCCTCTTCGGCGAGTTTTATATCTTCATTCATCAACGATTGCTGCGCAAAGTACAAATAGACAAGGTGTTGAACATCAAATAGTTCACATGtgcgagaagccattttcatgttcagaatgtgggaaatgtttcacacGGATATCAGATCTTActatacatcagagaactcacacaggggagaagccattttcatgttcagaatgtgagaaaagtTTTAATAACAAATCTAATCTGCGTAGAcataagaaaattcacacaggagagaagccatattcatgttcagaatgtggggaaAGTTTTAGTTTAAAATCAAATCTTgttgcacatcagagaattcacacaggtgacAAACCATttatatgttcagaatgtgggaacggTTTTGCAGAGAAAACtcgtcttgttagacatcagaaaattcacactggggagaagccatattcatgcttggagtgtgggaaatgttttttacacAAATCTCATCTTTTTAGACATCACAGATatcacacaggggagaggccattttcatgttcagaatgtggcaaaactTTTAtagagaaatcacatcttgttgtaCATCAGAGAAATCACATAGTGAAGTAAGCATTATATTAGTACGTCCTATGTGTTATTCAACCGATATCTACTTTTAACAACAGCGACTACCTCTGATCAGCACAGAATGAGTAATCAAACCAAGTATAGGCAAATGGTGTTCAATGGCACGCCAAACATTTAAATGCACCTTCCTACCTGCTTGTTTTGTAGCTATCTCCTCCCTTCTTTGGCTCTATgaaaccagagctgtcaatcaaatataGGGAGTGGAGATAGAAGgacaacaagcaggtgggaaggtgtatttaaattaTTGGTCCCGCCGTGTTGCATCTAGGGCCTGTCTTTAATAGTCAGTGTGCTGACAGTTCTTTTAACCAATTATATGCCTCAGTGCATCACTTACAATGGTACATAAATGGCATGATTGCCAGTGCTTGTGACACAATCTCGGTGTGCCATTGGGactaaaaaaaaaggggaaaaagccCTATATACACTCACTGATCGCCATTTTCTTCCGACTTGATGGCTCACATCTGGGTCTATGTGTGAGCTGAAAGTTGCTTTTATAATATAAGCCTATGAAGCATCAGAACGTGGCTCTACAGGCTTATGTTATAAAAACAATGTACGGTTCATACATAGAGCCAAGTGTGAGCCGGGAAGTCAGAAAAGCAGTCACATGACTCAGAAGATGACTGGAACGGCCCTGGAAACCAGTGAAGAATGTGATCGGTGAGTATATTATTGCACTGCATATACCTTTACACAGGTATAGTAAATTAAAGATTTGGCGAGAGTGCATCTATGATTATTCGCTAATGTTCATACTTACCAATAAACATCTCTAAAAGCAGATTCTAGATAAATCACCAAGGTGTCAATCAATTGTAAAGAATAAGTCACATTGATATTTACAGTATTGTGGTATCTACTATAAAGGGTTGTCAGGTGCTTTTGCCACACCGGTTGTGAAGAAACAATGGTATACGTGATAATCCCAGTTACATAGTTGATACGAAAAAAGACAAATGTCCATCAAGTTTAAGACCtcgttcaatgtcttttttttttttttacatacgacaatttttcttttttcaatCAAAATTTGATCAGCGTgtggtctgagtgtcatcagcagtcATTAGTGTTTCTCGTACATGGAGAAATAAATGAAGTTTCTCCATTCTCctgacagtccgtgaaaattgTACTACACTCGAATGCCATCTAAGTGAAGTCCATTCTTTTTTTCACGAATAGACTTACATTACCTATTTTGACCTGGATGTCCTTAACAATGCAATGTCCATTCCCCTAATGCCTTACCTAGAAAGCTACTaggaagttgttgtttttttgtaaaAATACAAGTGAACCATGGACGTCCCTAACACTGCTGTGTCTGCTCCCCTAATGCCCTACCTGTAAAGCTACTAGGTACTATTAttctttttctgcaaaaaaaaattgaTGATCCCAACACTGCAATGTCTTCTCCCTTAATGCTGTACCTATAAAACTACTAGGTAGTagctattcatttttttttttctttacaataaAATTGGACTTCAGTAACACTGTGATGTTCGCTACTCTacttgtcacaactctgttgtcggatATCTCGGTGCCACGGGTTCCTCCCTTGTCTGTAATGCTAGTGGCACCCTAGCTATCCCTGaacctgtcacgggtgtgtcaggtgtgacaaacAGCGATCCTGGATCTGGTGGTAGAAGCTTTTTGCGATTAGCtaaagcaccttcttgatttttgcatctctgttatggagtgatattcttctccctctaggacccaacagtAACCTCCACCTCCTGCTGCTAATTACACCCCTGTGCTGTAGGTTTAAACACATTGAGTTGCTGCAGCATGGTGCAGGTGTTAGCTCATACATGTCTCTGTCTAGCTGGAAGTACTACAAAAAATGAATAAGGGTAGCACTCCAGATAATGGTGCCATCAGGAAAACCGTCAATATAGGAAAATGAATTCCCTATAGCACCAAGTAGCTATCTTTGCAGAACTCATATTTATTCAGATCATGGGTCAGTCCAACAGAGCAAAACCAACCGACGTTTTGGCCTGGGTGTGCCTTTATCAAAATATTATCTGTGTGGTTTAAGTAGATAAGGTAACATTCTGCATATGTTGTAGAAAATGAATCAGGGAATGGCCTCTGTGCTAGCGTCATGTGTCACATGCCGCTAGCACAGAGGCTATTCCCTGATTCATTTTCTACACCATATGCATGTCACGGATGTGGTTTGTGGAAAAACTGTGCCACGGACCGCggaaagcctggaggggcgtgactaagcgagcacctgactgttcactagcacctctgatggtgaggttagacttggctctcgacgaacgccaggtgccactccaggacagaccaacggacgcgcagcagctggacccagaggacagactggatggagcagcaggcagagtttgtatcagagtgcagccggtatgcaaccttacacaacatAGACTGCAAAACagcaaggttgctcaggcacctccccagtggggaggaagcaatatatacagtgggtacagaaagtattcagacccctttaaatttttcactgcttgtttcattgcagccatttggtaaattcaaaaaagtttattttttctcattaatgtatactctgcaccccatcttgattgaaaaaatagaaatatagaaatttttgcaaagttattgaaaaaagaaaaactgaaatatcacatggtcgtaagtattcagaccatttgttcAGTATGGAGTAgaatcacccttttgagctagtacagctatgagtcttggtaatgatgcaataagtttttcacctctggatttggtgatcctctgccattcttccttgcagatcctctccagttctgtcaggttggatggtgaacgttggtgtacagccattttcaggtctctccagagatgctcaactgggtttaagtcagggctctggctgggccagtcaagaatgatcacagagttgttctgaagccactcctttgttattttagctgtgttcttagggtcattgtcttgttggaaggtgaaccttcggccaagtctgaggtggacagcactctggaagaggttttcatccaggatatctctgaacttggtcgcattcatgttttcaaccagtcgtcctatccctgcagcagaaaaacatccccatagcatgatgctgccaccaccatgtttcactgttgggattgtattgggcaggtgatgagcagtgcctggttttctccgcacatacagcttagaattatcaccaaaaagttctatcttcctctcatcagaccagagaatcttatttctcatagtctgggagtccttcatgtgttttttttttagcaaactctatatgggcttttcatatgtcttgcactgaggagagtcttccgccaggccactctgccataaaggcccaaatggtggagggctgcagtgatagttgactttgtggaactttcttccatctccctactgcatctctggagctcagccacagtgatcttggagttctttaCCTTTCTCACTAAGGCTGTTCTCCCacgtttgctcagtttggctggacggccaggtctaggaagacttctggtggtcccaagcttgttccttttaaggattatgggggccactgtgctcttaggaaccttgagtactgcagaaattcttttttaaccgtggccagatctgtgccttgccacaattctgtcattgagctccttgtccagttcatttgacctcatgattctcatttagtctgacatgcactgtgagctgtgaggtcttatatagacaggtgtgtgcctttccaaatcaagtcctgtcagtttaattaaacacaactgtactccaatgaaggagtagaactatctcaaggaggatcacaaggaaatagacagcatgtgacttaaccccttcccgacctatgacatatgctgcgtcatgaaagtcggtgccaatccgacctatgacgcagcatatgcgtcatggtttgatcgcgttcctgcgggtcgggtcaccggggtcaatgaaatgtcacccgaccaacaGGTACAtgaggacctctagttgaccccGGGGGGTGGCTTTCCACCCCCGTGGCAACGATCGCTCCTGTGACCTCtgtttcacccccctccagctctgattggagaaatCGGCCATGTGACGCTTTccctccaatcagatgtggaggggcggagtgaaacatgtctGACATCACTCTACAGCATTATCCCTTCCatggaagctggagagtgaggaTCCGGCTTGCTGCCCCCACCGCTGCTGCCGCCGCCTGACCACTGCCGCCGCTGACTCCTGATCGCCGCCGCTGCCTGATCGCCACCGATCgtggtatacaccacacacaccaacctgacgtacactacaacacacacaccaacctgatgtacactatgtatgtcaaaaagtcaaatgacgctcatggtgtctgctaaagattggagctaatttttcattcaaaaagtcgaatggtgctccttcccttccgagctctgccgtgcacccaaacagtggtttagccccacatatgaggtatcagtgtactcaggagaaattgctcaacaaattttaggatccattttatcctgttgcccatgtgaaaataaaaaaaattgaggctaaaagaatatttttgtaAAGCAAAATAacgttttcatttttacggatcaatttgtgaagcacctgggggttcacaatgctcactatgcatctagataagttccttcggggtctaatttccaaaatggggtcaattgtgggggtgctccactgtttaggcacacagaggctctctaaacaccacatggtgtccactaacgattgcgattggagctaatttttcaatcaaaaagccaaatggcaacCTAGATGGGTTTATTAGAAATGTAAGATCCCAACCGGCGTCTATAAGTAGCATCTACTCAGTAATACGCAAAAAATGGACATGGGAGGGGAAAACCACGGGAGTGGCTAGGTGGTTAAGGGACCTCCCGGGCCTCAAGGTGGAAGATCTTCTTGACGCTACACTAGCGCAAAGTAAAGTACTATCATATAGCAGTTACACTGACATGGCACTGCTAATATTACATAGAGCCTACATCACGCCCTATTTGCAGTCCAAGATGTCTCCTGTCTCCGATTACTTGTGTTCTAAGTGCAAATCCCGCAACACTGATACATACCACCATCTGTGGAGTTGCCCGAAAGCTCAGGAGTTGTGGGGTGGTGTTCATGCTGAGTTGCAGAAATTGTGTGGAATCAGTTTTACGCTCACCCCACAATGGGCTATCTTCAACATTCTAGATGAGGCACACCACAAATTACCCAGATATATCAATGCAACACTCATGATATGGGCTTCGGCGACCAGGAAAAGCATACTGCATCAATGGTTGAATCCAGCAACCCCATTGCTCTCTCTTATTCGTGTAAAGATCCAATTTATATTTAGAATGGAATGGATGGATGCTTTGACCAATAAGGAGAAAATGTCAGGTAGATTTTTGTCTACATGGTCTACTTTTATCCCGTCTCTTCCTTTGGAGACTAGGGAAAAGTTGAGAGCGCAATTTGAAAACACCCAATGGTACTTATTACAGCGGATAAGCGGCAACACACCAATTCCATGACATGCTTTGATGGTTACGCGCATGCAGAGAAAGGGTTTTTGGGTGAGGGAGGGAATGGGTTGAGTTTAAGACTTCCAAATCATTTTGTTATTACCAGTTGTATGTTTTGTAACATGAAAAATGTAATaaacagatttacaaaaaaaaaaagccaaatggcgctccttctattccgagccctgccgtactcccaaacagtggtttatgaccacatatgaggtatcggtgtactcacgagaaattgcccaacaaattttaggatcctagGCGGaaagaaagcggcagcactcaccaatcttcttgcAGGCTATTTATTAACGAAAGATATCTTCACTTCACAGGGG is a window encoding:
- the LOC138667037 gene encoding oocyte zinc finger protein XlCOF8.4-like translates to MARDRNKMAERILHLTLEILFRLTGEDYTVVKKTSSERCQAPVSEGWGRPLSSITGPPPHPLIHEDINDQKILELTYKMIELLTGEVPIRCQDVTVYFSMDEWDYLEEHKDLYNDVMMEVPQPLTSPVLSSETTTPERCPRPLLQDCKQEDPNVPQDHQGEDLPHINTTDTYVKGDERCKEEINTDNHTDDCTRSSEGCLIFSDYTADDHGVTSDTYEEHVIIPDISPTLQSKNLLYDPLRRVLYLHSSTIAAQSTNRQGVEHQIVHMCEKPFSCSECGKCFTRISDLTIHQRTHTGEKPFSCSECEKSFNNKSNLRRHKKIHTGEKPYSCSECGESFSLKSNLVAHQRIHTGDKPFICSECGNGFAEKTRLVRHQKIHTGEKPYSCLECGKCFLHKSHLFRHHRYHTGERPFSCSECGKTFIEKSHLVVHQRNHIVK